One window of the Runella slithyformis DSM 19594 genome contains the following:
- a CDS encoding SusD/RagB family nutrient-binding outer membrane lipoprotein → MIRKLIILWALVFSLGSCTKDFETINVNPNAPSAVPLDYLLAQSTLFITGEGGDPGYRSWRTNFIYAAMMMQHMSSVEVGFYRGTVYTFQGDLSAAWFERAYPNSIKNLVNLIELAKKDPKQVNILSMARILRVIEMGVLTDVYGDVPYSEAGYGALTGVFSPKYDAQKDIYADMLKELEEAGNALSASAYIPKTADLVYGGDVNKWKRAANSLMLRFAMRMQKVDAAGAQAWAKKAADRGLMTGIEDSFGVKFANTGAGNNSNPNSWNMFPGGRGIVTADNIQWGRTYIEAMKARKDPRLGVISALKSGDKTPEKQIGLPIGTDATMLAALPAPLNARANYSRPAPNMYALDNTQFVMTYTESELLEAEAIERGWITGTAKTSYDNALRAGIRQINSYGGSLTDADAAAYLAANPYPVAGTLEAKMEAIHTEFWMSTGSLLQHIEAWANWRRTGYPKLTPVNYPGNETNGQIPRRLRYSQGEYGVNPGIDAANARQGADLFTTRIWWDK, encoded by the coding sequence ATGATACGTAAATTAATCATTCTATGGGCCCTTGTATTTTCGCTGGGTTCATGTACCAAAGACTTTGAGACCATCAACGTCAATCCTAACGCACCGTCGGCAGTACCTCTTGATTATCTTTTGGCGCAATCGACCCTGTTTATTACAGGAGAAGGCGGCGACCCTGGCTATCGCTCATGGCGGACCAACTTCATCTATGCGGCCATGATGATGCAGCACATGTCGTCGGTAGAAGTGGGATTCTACCGCGGAACAGTGTACACGTTTCAGGGGGATTTGAGCGCGGCCTGGTTTGAAAGAGCATATCCCAACTCCATCAAAAACCTGGTCAATCTGATCGAATTGGCTAAAAAAGACCCTAAGCAGGTAAACATTCTTTCCATGGCGCGTATCCTGCGGGTGATCGAAATGGGGGTTTTGACCGATGTGTATGGTGATGTGCCGTATTCGGAAGCCGGTTATGGTGCGCTTACGGGGGTGTTTTCGCCGAAATACGACGCTCAAAAAGACATCTATGCTGATATGTTGAAAGAATTGGAAGAAGCCGGAAATGCCTTGAGTGCTTCTGCTTATATTCCTAAAACAGCCGATTTGGTTTATGGCGGTGATGTTAACAAGTGGAAACGTGCGGCTAACTCTCTCATGCTGCGTTTTGCCATGCGTATGCAGAAAGTCGACGCTGCCGGCGCACAGGCGTGGGCAAAGAAAGCGGCTGATCGTGGCTTGATGACAGGCATAGAGGATAGCTTCGGTGTGAAGTTTGCCAATACAGGTGCCGGTAATAACTCCAACCCAAATTCATGGAATATGTTTCCGGGAGGTCGCGGTATCGTAACGGCCGACAATATTCAGTGGGGAAGAACGTATATTGAAGCCATGAAAGCCCGAAAAGACCCTCGATTGGGTGTGATTTCGGCGTTGAAATCAGGAGATAAAACGCCTGAAAAACAAATCGGCCTTCCGATCGGTACCGATGCCACAATGCTGGCCGCTCTGCCTGCCCCATTGAATGCCCGCGCCAATTACTCACGTCCTGCCCCTAATATGTACGCTTTGGATAATACGCAGTTTGTCATGACGTATACTGAATCAGAATTGCTGGAAGCAGAAGCGATTGAGCGTGGTTGGATCACAGGAACGGCTAAAACATCCTATGATAACGCCTTAAGAGCGGGTATCAGGCAAATCAACTCCTATGGCGGTTCTTTGACCGATGCAGATGCGGCGGCTTATTTGGCGGCCAACCCCTACCCTGTAGCAGGTACATTGGAGGCTAAAATGGAAGCGATTCATACAGAGTTCTGGATGTCTACGGGTTCTTTGCTGCAACACATTGAAGCTTGGGCCAACTGGCGCAGAACAGGTTATCCTAAATTGACGCCTGTTAACTATCCCGGCAACGAAACCAACGGACAGATCCCGCGTCGCCTGCGTTATTCACAGGGCGAATACGGTGTAAACCCGGGGATTGATGCGGCCAATGCCCGTCAGGGAGCGGATTTGTTTACCACTCGTATATGGTGGGATAAATAA
- a CDS encoding glycoside hydrolase family 140 protein, which translates to MNQPKIIMLWLLSAFSVVANAQIKVSADHRYLQTKDGKPFFWLGDTDWELFHRLNREEAVEFLETRRQQGFNVIHAVALAEFNGIRQPNRYGDIPLVNEDPSRLAVTSGNDPANAEAYDYWDHVDFIIKKAAEKGMYIGLLPTWGDKLTRNWGEGPVIFTVENAKTYGRILGKRYAKQWNIIWILGGDRPAVYKSREKGVDQQVDDRPIWRAMAEGITEGMGYKPFMTYHPPGGSNSTSQYIHQETWLDMNAMQSGHGSRESKVWELVSRDLAIQPPKPTLDMEPCYEDHPVNPWDGKWTRQRGYFHAYDVRARIYRGIFAGACGVTYGHHQIWQFLNPDLNPPINIGDTLIGWRKALTAEAATQLRHLKKLLLSRPYFSRIPDQSLIVSEKGKDWTDYITATRDEQGSYALIYLPQNQPITVDVSKLSGKNKSVAWFDPRTGKFSNRTILNTSGSQTFTPPKGGKDWVLVIDDAGKKYALN; encoded by the coding sequence ATGAATCAACCGAAAATAATCATGCTATGGTTGTTGAGCGCGTTCAGTGTTGTCGCCAACGCCCAAATAAAGGTAAGTGCTGATCACAGATACCTTCAGACCAAAGACGGGAAGCCGTTTTTTTGGTTGGGTGATACCGATTGGGAGCTTTTTCATCGACTTAATCGTGAGGAGGCTGTCGAATTTTTAGAAACGCGTCGGCAACAGGGTTTCAACGTGATTCACGCCGTGGCTTTGGCGGAATTCAACGGGATTCGTCAGCCCAATCGCTACGGAGACATTCCCCTGGTCAACGAAGACCCTTCGCGATTGGCAGTAACTTCGGGTAACGACCCGGCCAATGCCGAAGCCTATGACTATTGGGATCACGTCGATTTTATTATCAAAAAAGCGGCAGAGAAGGGTATGTACATTGGCTTGTTGCCCACTTGGGGTGATAAACTTACGAGGAATTGGGGAGAAGGACCGGTTATTTTTACGGTTGAAAATGCCAAAACCTACGGTAGAATCTTGGGTAAACGCTACGCCAAGCAGTGGAATATCATTTGGATTTTAGGAGGTGACCGCCCGGCAGTGTATAAATCGAGAGAAAAAGGCGTTGATCAACAAGTAGACGACCGACCTATTTGGCGAGCCATGGCGGAGGGCATTACCGAGGGCATGGGATACAAACCGTTTATGACGTACCATCCGCCCGGTGGTTCCAACTCGACCAGTCAGTACATTCATCAGGAAACGTGGTTGGACATGAATGCGATGCAGTCAGGGCACGGCTCGCGGGAATCAAAAGTGTGGGAGCTCGTAAGCCGCGACTTGGCCATTCAACCTCCAAAACCAACCCTTGACATGGAGCCCTGCTATGAGGACCACCCCGTGAATCCATGGGATGGAAAATGGACCCGGCAGCGCGGGTACTTTCATGCCTATGATGTGCGGGCCAGGATTTACCGAGGTATTTTTGCGGGGGCCTGCGGGGTCACTTATGGGCATCATCAAATCTGGCAATTTCTGAATCCGGACCTTAACCCTCCGATCAATATCGGAGATACGCTCATTGGTTGGCGAAAAGCATTGACAGCCGAAGCGGCTACGCAACTCCGGCACCTCAAAAAACTGCTTTTATCGCGACCGTATTTTTCCAGAATTCCCGATCAGAGTCTCATTGTATCAGAGAAAGGGAAAGACTGGACGGATTATATCACAGCAACCCGTGACGAGCAGGGTAGCTATGCTCTTATCTATTTGCCCCAAAATCAACCCATTACGGTAGATGTAAGCAAATTGTCGGGGAAAAATAAATCCGTGGCTTGGTTTGATCCCCGTACGGGCAAATTCAGCAACAGGACAATTCTGAATACTTCCGGTTCTCAAACATTCACTCCGCCCAAAGGGGGAAAAGATTGGGTATTGGTGATTGATGATGCCGGTAAAAAATACGCGTTAAATTGA
- a CDS encoding AraC family transcriptional regulator translates to MEPSYRLIQSQANRSFVFKLEPFGLHTRWHYHPEIELIYFMEGRTSAVIGESFQEFEEGDLVLLGANFPHVLQESKEFVRLHPEIAPFGLIVQFTDTFLGNDFIQKPELKPIQTLLSKAKRGLKFHKSSVEKVSDSLHKMQYLNDTRKLISLLEVLAELAETAEFDYLTPKDYFYDHTQDEDRMVRVNEYVYKHFADTITIADVAKIANMTESSFCRYFKSRTLKHFTRFLNEVRVSHACKVLRNGQSVTDAFFESGFNNQSYFNQQFKKIQKMTPMDYQKWKLKGVNPIKPKEPSISSGTPLL, encoded by the coding sequence ATGGAACCTTCCTATCGCCTCATTCAATCCCAAGCCAATCGTTCATTTGTGTTTAAATTAGAACCTTTTGGGTTGCATACCCGTTGGCACTACCATCCCGAAATAGAGTTGATTTATTTTATGGAAGGGCGAACGAGCGCCGTCATCGGAGAGAGTTTTCAGGAATTTGAAGAAGGAGATTTAGTGCTGTTGGGAGCTAATTTTCCCCACGTTTTGCAGGAAAGTAAAGAATTTGTTCGGCTGCACCCCGAAATAGCTCCTTTTGGGCTGATTGTACAATTTACCGACACTTTTTTGGGAAACGATTTTATTCAAAAACCGGAACTGAAACCCATCCAAACGCTGCTATCAAAGGCAAAAAGAGGGCTGAAATTCCACAAAAGCAGCGTTGAAAAAGTGAGTGACTCCCTGCATAAAATGCAATACCTCAACGATACCCGTAAATTGATCTCGCTGTTGGAGGTGTTGGCCGAACTGGCAGAAACTGCGGAATTTGATTACTTAACACCCAAAGATTATTTCTACGACCACACCCAAGACGAAGACCGAATGGTGCGGGTCAATGAATATGTCTACAAACATTTTGCGGATACCATTACCATTGCCGATGTAGCCAAAATTGCGAATATGACGGAGTCGTCGTTTTGCCGCTATTTCAAGAGCCGAACGTTAAAACACTTTACCCGGTTCCTGAACGAAGTGCGTGTTTCTCACGCCTGCAAAGTGCTGCGCAACGGTCAAAGCGTGACCGATGCGTTTTTTGAATCGGGCTTTAATAACCAATCGTATTTCAATCAACAGTTTAAGAAGATTCAGAAAATGACTCCCATGGATTATCAGAAATGGAAACTCAAAGGAGTAAACCCCATCAAACCCAAAGAACCTTCTATTTCTTCCGGTACACCATTGCTTTAG
- a CDS encoding VCBS repeat-containing protein: MKPFPLFIFIFVFYSCSPSDSVFEKLDSSDTNITFVNKIEETEKDNVLNYEYFYNGGGVAAADFNNDGLTDLYFTANQGEDKLYLNKGNLTFEDVTETAGISWNGEWKTGVTVVDINRDGWQDIYVSVSGNIDRPELRRNKLYINNGALASEGKGGVRFTEKAAEYGLDLNTYTTQTAFFDYDNDGDLDAYVLNHNVKDFKRFDVGAVHFMRDSLAGHRLMRNDNGKFSDVSIQAGIKGNPIGFGLGISTADVNGDGFMDIYVSNDYIENDYLYINNGDGTFTDQIAEATNHVSYFSMGNDIGDVNNDLLPDIITMDMLPEDNKRQKLLFGPDKYEAYLSMLRNGLHNQTMRNMLQLNIGSARSREKITHFSEIGQLAGISNTDWSWSALLADYDNDGFQDLFITNGYLRDYTNNDFIKYYAEIGENNNQSVLEVIKKMPSTKTPNYIFRNNQNLTFSNKQTEWGFDTPVISNGAVYADLDNDGDLEIVTNNINEPAYVYKNLSSEAGKTNYLNIQLPSSKSITGTKIYAYSGELQQYRAFTPTHGYESSMLTPVHFGLGTHKTVDSLVVIWPDGKAQKVTNVASNQLLKLSYSPNATWSSPTAKPLFEETNSLVFEHKQMPVNDFSRQLLLPHMYSYQGPRMAKGDVNKDGLEDVYIGGGKGQPGELFLQQKGENGSSRFVLKEQAAFKQDELCTDTDAVFFDVDKDGDLDLYVTSGGYEYLPNDLMLQNRLYLNDGKGNFTKDVERLVPENFADSNVELIDFDRDGDMDLFVCGSAVPQEYPRFNPSRLYRNDGGKFTKVVNPEFENLGVLTDACVLDFDKDGYDDIVAVGEWTSLIRLKNDKGVFKKVSDALDKTTGFWQSIMAADFDNDGDKDLMVGNYGLNTQWKASPELPMSLNTDDFDGNGRLDPILSYFIQGKSYPAYSKDELSDQLVPLKKAYTSHESYASATTEEVLAIFKDKKPQKQEINMLATTYFVNNNGTIEPKNLPIEAQFAPVYAILSEDLNGDGFKDVLLAGNQTRGRVRMGNIDANYGQVFLNDKKGGFKYLPQSQSGLYIKGEVRGMLMVGNQLIVSKNSAKAMVYRKK; encoded by the coding sequence ATGAAACCATTCCCCCTTTTCATTTTCATTTTCGTTTTTTATTCCTGCTCTCCCTCGGATTCTGTATTTGAAAAATTAGATTCGAGTGATACAAACATTACGTTCGTTAACAAAATTGAGGAAACGGAAAAAGATAACGTGCTCAATTACGAATACTTCTACAACGGCGGCGGAGTGGCGGCCGCTGATTTTAACAACGACGGTTTGACAGATCTGTATTTCACGGCCAATCAGGGCGAAGATAAATTGTACCTTAACAAAGGGAATCTCACCTTTGAAGATGTTACGGAAACGGCAGGTATTTCGTGGAACGGTGAATGGAAAACGGGGGTGACTGTCGTAGACATAAACAGGGATGGATGGCAGGATATTTACGTGTCAGTGTCGGGGAATATTGACCGCCCCGAACTCCGCCGCAATAAATTGTACATCAACAATGGCGCGCTTGCCTCGGAGGGGAAGGGTGGCGTCAGATTTACCGAAAAAGCGGCTGAATATGGCTTGGATTTAAACACATATACAACTCAAACGGCTTTTTTTGATTATGACAACGACGGTGATTTAGATGCGTATGTACTGAATCACAACGTCAAAGATTTCAAACGGTTTGATGTAGGTGCCGTTCATTTCATGCGCGATTCCCTGGCCGGGCATCGACTGATGCGAAATGACAACGGCAAGTTTTCGGACGTAAGTATTCAGGCGGGCATCAAAGGAAACCCCATCGGTTTTGGCTTAGGCATTTCTACCGCTGATGTAAACGGCGACGGCTTTATGGATATTTACGTTTCCAACGACTACATTGAAAACGATTACCTCTACATCAATAACGGCGACGGTACGTTTACGGATCAAATCGCCGAAGCAACCAACCACGTCAGTTATTTTTCGATGGGCAATGACATTGGCGATGTCAACAACGATCTGCTGCCCGATATCATCACCATGGATATGCTGCCCGAAGATAATAAACGCCAAAAATTACTCTTCGGCCCCGACAAATACGAAGCGTATCTGTCCATGCTGCGCAATGGGCTGCATAATCAGACCATGAGGAATATGCTGCAATTGAACATCGGTTCGGCCCGCAGCCGGGAGAAAATAACTCATTTTTCCGAAATCGGTCAGCTCGCCGGCATTTCAAATACCGATTGGTCTTGGTCGGCGTTGCTGGCGGATTATGACAATGATGGTTTTCAGGATTTGTTTATCACCAATGGCTATCTGCGCGATTATACCAACAACGATTTTATCAAATACTACGCTGAAATTGGGGAGAACAACAACCAAAGTGTATTGGAGGTCATCAAAAAAATGCCTTCTACCAAAACGCCCAATTACATTTTCAGAAATAATCAAAACCTGACATTTTCCAACAAACAAACTGAATGGGGATTTGACACGCCCGTGATTTCAAACGGGGCTGTGTATGCCGATTTGGATAATGACGGAGACTTGGAAATTGTCACGAACAACATCAATGAGCCCGCTTATGTCTATAAGAATTTAAGCAGTGAAGCGGGAAAAACCAATTACCTGAACATTCAGCTTCCTTCCTCAAAATCCATAACGGGAACAAAAATTTACGCTTACAGCGGAGAATTGCAGCAATATCGAGCGTTTACGCCCACGCACGGGTACGAAAGCAGCATGTTGACGCCCGTGCATTTTGGCTTGGGAACGCACAAAACGGTGGACAGCTTGGTAGTCATTTGGCCCGATGGCAAAGCGCAAAAAGTAACAAATGTAGCCTCAAATCAACTTCTGAAACTCTCGTATTCGCCTAATGCCACTTGGAGCAGTCCAACGGCAAAACCTTTGTTTGAAGAAACAAACAGCCTCGTTTTTGAACATAAACAAATGCCGGTCAATGATTTCAGTCGTCAGTTGTTATTGCCTCACATGTATTCGTACCAAGGCCCGCGGATGGCGAAAGGGGATGTCAATAAAGACGGATTGGAAGATGTCTATATTGGCGGGGGGAAAGGACAGCCGGGAGAATTGTTTTTGCAACAAAAAGGGGAAAACGGTTCGTCGAGGTTTGTTCTGAAAGAACAGGCGGCTTTTAAACAGGATGAATTATGCACGGATACCGACGCCGTATTTTTTGACGTGGACAAAGACGGAGATTTGGATTTGTACGTCACAAGTGGTGGCTATGAGTACCTTCCCAATGATTTGATGCTGCAAAATCGCCTGTATCTGAATGATGGAAAAGGCAATTTTACCAAAGATGTTGAACGATTAGTGCCCGAAAATTTTGCGGACAGTAATGTAGAACTCATTGATTTTGACCGTGATGGAGACATGGATTTGTTTGTGTGCGGCTCTGCCGTCCCGCAGGAATACCCGCGTTTTAATCCAAGCCGTTTGTATCGCAACGACGGTGGAAAGTTTACAAAAGTAGTTAATCCGGAGTTTGAGAATTTAGGTGTTTTGACCGATGCCTGCGTGTTGGATTTTGACAAAGACGGCTATGACGATATTGTGGCGGTAGGGGAGTGGACGTCCCTTATTCGATTGAAAAATGACAAAGGCGTTTTCAAAAAAGTGAGCGATGCGTTGGACAAAACCACGGGTTTTTGGCAAAGCATTATGGCCGCTGATTTTGACAACGATGGCGATAAAGATTTGATGGTCGGCAACTATGGATTGAACACGCAATGGAAAGCTTCTCCTGAATTGCCGATGAGTTTAAACACCGATGATTTTGACGGAAACGGCCGTCTCGACCCTATTCTTTCATACTTTATTCAGGGGAAAAGTTACCCGGCGTACAGCAAAGATGAACTTTCGGACCAATTGGTACCGCTGAAAAAAGCCTACACGAGCCACGAAAGTTATGCTTCGGCTACGACGGAGGAGGTGTTAGCGATTTTCAAAGATAAAAAGCCTCAAAAACAGGAAATCAATATGCTTGCGACGACCTATTTTGTCAACAATAACGGCACGATTGAACCGAAGAACTTACCGATTGAAGCGCAATTTGCACCGGTGTACGCCATTCTCTCTGAAGACCTGAACGGGGATGGTTTTAAAGATGTACTACTGGCCGGCAACCAAACGCGCGGCCGGGTCAGAATGGGAAATATAGATGCCAACTACGGGCAAGTCTTCCTGAACGACAAAAAAGGAGGATTCAAGTATCTTCCGCAAAGTCAATCGGGGTTGTACATAAAGGGAGAAGTGAGAGGGATGTTGATGGTTGGTAATCAGTTGATTGTGAGTAAAAACAGCGCTAAAGCAATGGTGTACCGGAAGAAATAG
- a CDS encoding TolB family protein: MKKLSLVFWLILYRQVNAQMAETLQKSRFLITSVRTGDTDIFSVNPVTGDAVNLTKSPKSEERYPAWSPDGRKIIFTSNRADGKTYHYFIANADGSNVRQLTHLAPGTVAYWASWTADGTYIYFNEGNSSQIYRVRPDGSDLKAAAEGRDANISPDGKKLVYTQKGTKAWGVWVMNADGTNRRQIVTNESEIGGIAPVWSADGKKIAYSMQVGDYAELFVCNADGSENKQLTDLKQISSSPAFSPDGKFITFRVTNEAYWRDAKKMKLTYDEKAGDKRPIWVINSDGSTPQMVEVLHYQCAMDGSRAEIKY, from the coding sequence ATGAAGAAATTATCGTTGGTCTTTTGGTTGATTTTGTATCGGCAGGTAAACGCTCAAATGGCAGAAACACTTCAAAAAAGCCGTTTCTTGATAACGTCAGTACGGACAGGCGATACCGATATATTTTCGGTTAATCCCGTGACGGGTGATGCCGTTAACCTAACAAAGTCACCCAAATCGGAAGAACGTTACCCCGCATGGAGCCCTGACGGCCGAAAAATTATTTTTACTTCCAACCGGGCGGATGGAAAGACATACCACTATTTCATCGCCAATGCCGATGGCTCTAATGTACGTCAGCTGACGCATTTGGCACCGGGTACGGTGGCTTATTGGGCGAGTTGGACGGCCGATGGCACCTATATTTATTTTAATGAAGGCAACAGCAGTCAGATATACCGGGTACGACCTGACGGAAGCGACCTGAAAGCCGCCGCAGAAGGTCGGGATGCAAACATATCTCCTGACGGTAAAAAGTTGGTGTATACCCAAAAAGGAACAAAAGCCTGGGGTGTTTGGGTGATGAACGCGGATGGCACCAATCGCCGTCAAATTGTAACCAACGAAAGTGAGATCGGTGGAATCGCTCCGGTTTGGTCCGCCGATGGTAAAAAAATTGCGTATTCCATGCAAGTGGGAGACTATGCCGAGCTGTTTGTCTGTAATGCCGATGGTTCTGAAAACAAACAATTAACCGATTTAAAACAAATCAGCAGCTCACCTGCTTTTTCGCCCGATGGGAAATTTATCACGTTTCGGGTAACCAATGAAGCCTATTGGCGAGATGCAAAGAAAATGAAGCTTACCTATGATGAGAAAGCAGGGGATAAAAGACCTATTTGGGTGATAAACTCAGATGGGTCTACTCCCCAAATGGTAGAAGTGCTTCATTATCAATGTGCAATGGATGGAAGCAGAGCGGAAATTAAGTATTAA
- a CDS encoding phosphogluconate dehydrogenase C-terminal domain-containing protein translates to MSKIALIGAGGKMGCRLTDNLKNSAYEMSYVEISPAGLERLAQRNITATSAEEAVPQADVVILAVPDIYIGRVAADLLPMFQPGAIVVTLDPAAAVGGHLPKREDITYFVSHPTHPSVFNWEEDKKRHFDYFGGITAHQAIVCALMQGPEEHYPIGEELAKTMYAPVTRAHRITVEQMAILEPGLAETFLGAVMFTMREAMDEVIKMGVPKEAVFDFFMGHINIDLALCFDQIPGGVFSDACYKAIQIGKPLIFKEDWKKVLDPEHVKYQVKIMTQLPS, encoded by the coding sequence ATGAGTAAAATAGCCTTGATAGGGGCAGGGGGAAAAATGGGATGCCGCTTGACGGATAATCTCAAAAATTCAGCCTACGAAATGTCGTACGTTGAAATCAGTCCGGCGGGGTTGGAGCGATTGGCGCAAAGGAACATTACGGCTACTTCAGCAGAGGAAGCCGTTCCGCAGGCCGATGTGGTTATTTTGGCCGTTCCCGATATTTATATCGGTCGGGTAGCTGCCGATTTGTTGCCCATGTTTCAACCCGGAGCTATCGTTGTAACGCTCGACCCGGCGGCGGCCGTAGGCGGACATTTACCTAAACGTGAGGATATTACCTATTTTGTGTCGCACCCTACGCACCCTTCCGTCTTCAATTGGGAAGAGGATAAAAAACGTCATTTTGATTATTTCGGGGGGATTACGGCGCACCAGGCCATTGTTTGTGCTTTGATGCAGGGGCCGGAGGAGCACTATCCAATCGGAGAAGAGTTGGCAAAAACCATGTATGCCCCCGTCACTCGTGCGCATCGGATCACGGTAGAGCAAATGGCGATTTTGGAGCCCGGGCTGGCCGAGACGTTCTTAGGGGCGGTCATGTTTACGATGCGGGAAGCTATGGACGAAGTCATCAAAATGGGGGTTCCGAAAGAGGCGGTTTTTGATTTTTTTATGGGGCACATCAACATTGATTTGGCATTGTGCTTCGACCAAATTCCGGGCGGGGTATTTTCGGATGCCTGCTACAAAGCCATTCAAATTGGGAAACCGCTGATTTTCAAAGAAGATTGGAAAAAAGTGCTGGATCCCGAACACGTAAAATACCAAGTAAAAATCATGACCCAACTGCCTTCGTAA
- a CDS encoding sugar phosphate isomerase/epimerase family protein, whose amino-acid sequence MMQLGIGSYTFTWAVGVAGFMPDRPLSIDQLLDNAHRLGVKRVQFCDNLPLLHTDFKTDRVIEVGTRGLTVTNLLNYLEVCKRFHSPFLRVVIDEADYHPSEQEVIAVIQSVIEDFKQANVILAIENHDRFTVASLVRIIQQTDPQWVGICLDTANSLGAGEGIEEVVKGLAPYTVNLHVKDFTIQRAWHNMGFVVEGCPAGKGMLNVPWVLEQLRPYQRCLSATLEIWSNPETTIEATVEKEAAWAKESISYLKPLF is encoded by the coding sequence ATGATGCAATTGGGAATTGGCAGTTATACATTTACCTGGGCCGTAGGAGTGGCGGGATTTATGCCGGACCGGCCGCTTTCTATTGACCAATTACTTGATAATGCGCACCGCTTAGGAGTAAAAAGGGTACAATTCTGCGATAATTTACCGCTTCTGCATACCGATTTCAAAACCGATAGGGTCATTGAAGTAGGAACGCGCGGACTGACCGTGACCAACTTATTAAATTACCTTGAAGTCTGTAAACGATTTCATTCACCTTTTTTACGGGTGGTCATTGATGAAGCGGATTACCATCCTTCCGAGCAGGAAGTGATTGCGGTTATTCAATCGGTGATTGAGGATTTCAAACAGGCCAATGTCATTTTGGCCATTGAAAACCACGACCGCTTTACGGTGGCTTCTTTGGTACGAATTATACAGCAAACAGACCCGCAATGGGTAGGGATTTGCTTAGATACCGCCAATTCTCTTGGGGCCGGTGAAGGCATTGAAGAAGTGGTAAAAGGATTGGCACCTTATACCGTGAATTTGCACGTGAAAGATTTTACCATCCAACGGGCTTGGCACAACATGGGGTTTGTGGTGGAAGGGTGTCCGGCAGGAAAAGGAATGTTGAATGTGCCGTGGGTTTTGGAACAATTGCGCCCCTATCAGCGCTGTCTTTCGGCAACGCTGGAAATTTGGAGCAACCCCGAAACGACGATTGAAGCCACCGTTGAAAAAGAAGCAGCTTGGGCAAAGGAGAGCATTTCGTATTTGAAACCCCTTTTCTGA